Proteins found in one Aspergillus puulaauensis MK2 DNA, chromosome 8, nearly complete sequence genomic segment:
- a CDS encoding uncharacterized protein (COG:E;~EggNog:ENOG410PIS1;~InterPro:IPR020558,IPR000581,IPR037237,IPR042096;~PFAM:PF00920;~go_function: GO:0003824 - catalytic activity [Evidence IEA]), producing MDTSQPENKDYNLQEPIVSTTGLRQGLTSYGDAHFSLFLRKVFIKALGYSEDALSRPIIGIINTGSGFNPCHGNTPQLIEAAKRGIHLNGGIAIDFPTISLHEGFSHPTSMFLRNLMSMDTEEMIRAQPVDACIMIGGCDKTVPAQIMGGISANKPVLPLLTGPMMPGSHRGKRIGACTDCRNNWASYRAGTIDVEEIAAINEELAPTIGTCGVMGTASTMACITAALGLIPLQGASAPAVSAARLRIAEQTGANAVSAAINQQTPQTILSAESFYNAAVVLQAIGGSTNAMVHLMAIINRHPGIKKDTISLKTLDAIGHQTPLLVDLKPSGDNYMTDFHNAGGMPALLNRLKPLLHLDAKTITGKTLGQLLDQLHPPSNFTFDYSTKVIRPLSNPLHPNSSLVVVSGNIAPNGAVLKASASKNRALLTHTGPALVFENPADLAARLDDPDLDVTPDTVLVLKGIGPIGSGRGNPGMPEAGMIPIPRKLAARGVVDMLRISDGRMSGTAGGTIILHVSPESAVPESVFGVVRTGDVIVFDARERVLRVDVDERELERRVEERKRGMGERKESNLSLAATRRGYWGLYVREVNQAHEGADFKFLTAEGPMAE from the exons ATGGATACATCACAGCCAGAAAACAAAGACTACAACCTACAGGAACCCATAGTCTCAACCACCGGACTCCGACAAGGGCTAACCTCCTACGGAGACGCGcacttctccctcttcctccgcaaGGTATTCATCAAAGCCCTAGGCTACTCTGAGGATGCTCTATCCCGTCCAATTATTGGAATCATTAACACGGGCTCCGGGTTTAACCCGTGCCATGGGAATACACCTCAATTAATCGAGGCTGCTAAGCGCGGCATCCATCTGAATGGCGGGATAGCTATTGACTTCCCTACTATCAGCTTGCATGAAGGGTTCTCGCATCCCACGAGCATGTTCCTGCGCAATCTCATGAGTATGGATACGGAGGAGATGATCCGCGCGCAGCCTGTGGATGCTTGTATAATGATTGGAG GTTGTGACAAGACTGTCCCAGCGCAGATAATGGGAGGGATCTCAGCAAATAAACCCGTCTTGCCGCTCCTGACAGGGCCTATGATGCCAGGAAGCCACCGAGGGAAACGGATTGGGGCCTGCACTGACTGCAGAAACAACTGGGCCTCGTACCGCGCAGGAACTATAGACGTGGAAGAAATAGCTGCCATCAACGAGGAGCTTGCACCTACT ATCGGAACCTGCGGCGTCATGGGAACCGCCAGCACAATGGCCTGCATCACTGCAGCCCTAGGGCTCATCCCGCTGCAAGGCGCCTCCGCACCAGcagtctccgccgcaagACTCCGCATCGCCGAACAAACAGGCGCCAACGCAGTCTCTGCAGCCATAAACCAGCAAACACCACAGACAATCCTCTCCGCCGAGTCCTTCTACAACGCCGCCGTGGTCCTGCAGGCCATCGGCGGCTCCACCAATGCAATGGTCCACCTAATGGCCATAATCAACCGCCACCCAGGCATCAAAAAGGACACCATCAGCCTAAAAACCCTCGACGCCATCGGCCACCAAACAcccctcctcgtcgacctcAAACCAAGCGGCGACAACTACATGACCGACTTCCACAACGCCGGCGGCATGCCCGCCCTGCTTAACCGTCTCAAACCACTCCTCCACCTCGACGCAAAGACCATCACCGGCAAAACCCTCGGCCAGCTCCTAGACCAGCTCCATCCACCCTCAAACTTCACCTTCGACTACTCAACAAAGGTCATCCGccccctctccaaccccctGCACCCAAACTCCTCCCTAGTCGTCGTATCCGGCAACATCGCCCCGAACGGCGCCGTGCTCAAAGCCTCCGCATCCAAGAACCGCGCTCTGCTAACCCACACCGGCCCAGCCCTCGTCTTCGAAAACCCAGCTGATCTCGCCGCGCGTCTCGACGACCCAGATCTGGATGTAACGCCCGACaccgtcctcgtcctcaaggGTATCGGGCCCATTGGATCTGGGAGAGGGAACCCCGGAATGCCGGAAGCAGGCATGATCCCGATTCCGCGCAAGCTTGCCGCGCGGGGGGTTGTGGATATGTTGAGGATCTCGGATGGGAGGATGTCGGGGACGGCGGGGGGCACGATTATCCTGCATGTGTCGCCTGAGTCGGCGGTTCCGGAGTCGGTGTTTGGGGTTGTGAGGACGGGGGATGTGATTGTGTTTGATGCCCGGGAGAGGGTTTTGcgggttgatgttgatgagcgggagttggagaggagggttgaggagaggaagagggggatgggggaaaggaaagagtcGAATTTGAGtctggcggcgacgaggagggggtACTGGGGGCTGTATGTGCGGGAGGTGAACCAGGCGCATGAGGGCGCGGACTTCAAGTTTCTTACGGCTGAGGGACCGATGGCTGAGTAG
- a CDS encoding putative actin polymerization protein Bzz1 (BUSCO:EOG09260XMI;~COG:Z;~EggNog:ENOG410PJVY;~InterPro:IPR001060,IPR027267,IPR035459,IPR036028, IPR002219,IPR031160,IPR020454,IPR001452;~PFAM:PF14604,PF00018,PF00130,PF00611;~go_function: GO:0005515 - protein binding [Evidence IEA];~go_process: GO:0035556 - intracellular signal transduction [Evidence IEA]) yields the protein MAAAEAAPHFGAELKDAFKPVNNWVSNGISWMEEVQQFYRERSVIEKEYAAKLTALCKKYYDRKAKKISPLSVGDNPSMTPGSLESASLTTWTTQLSAVESHAAERDKFATDLVAQVAEPLKHSAAQYEEVRKCHVDFHGKLEKEREASFGELKKVKGKYDGACQEVETRRKKMENAFDHSKTKAQTVYQQQIMEMNNSKNTYLISINVTNKMKERFFHEFVPELLDGLQDLNESRVAKLNSLWTLAAQLEKASLTKSSDHMSNLIAQVPRNQPHLDSLMFLRHNVTQTQEPANMGFEPSPVWHDDEAIITDEAAKVFLRNLLSKSKTQVRDLRVESDQKRRDVEQAKRVRQNIQQGRDERNEVDVVKSIFYIQEALHEIERKRLTAEVETATIISVVGDLSVGAKNHNFKSQTFKIPTNCDLCGERIWGLSAKGYDCRDCGYTCHSKCEMKVPAECPGEQTKEEKKRLKVERQEQASAAPAVDLGPTSSSSVAPSLARRDTMNSLSSGYAVSANRSLSNVNTQESVAELPDSTPATPEAPAAPAPAAPTATKPTVKRNRVLAPPPAAYVSSPPPAELPTPTASKSSEPRGKMLYPYQATGADEVTVQEDEEVTILEPDDGSGWMRVRSGSSGEGLVPASYLEALPAVSTSASPGIPARPGSTYSNSSASLAGSTAAAGGKRVGPAVAPRRGAKKLQYVEALYDYDARSDMEWSMAEGDKFVLINRDTGDGWADVERGGVTKSVPANYIQEV from the exons ATGGCAGCCGCAGAGGCCGCTCCCCATTTTGGGGCAGAGTTGAAG GATGCTTTCAAACCAGTCAACAATTGG GTTTCCAATGGAATATCCTGGATGGAGGAAGTACAGCAGTTTTATCGGGAACGAAGCGTCATCGAGAAGGAATATGCAGCAAAGCTTACGGCTCTATGCAAGAAATACTATGATCGcaaggcaaagaagatcaGCCCGCTGAGTGTCGGGGACAACCCTTCCATGACCCCCGGGTCCCTCGAAAGCGCTTCCCTTACGACGTGGACGACACAATTGTCTGCGGTTGAATCGCACGCTGCGGAGCGGGATAAATTTGCGACAGATCTGGTAGCTCAGGTCGCGGAGCCACTGAAACACTCTGCAGCCCAATATGAGGAGGTGAGGAAGTGCCACGTCGATTTCCACGGGAAGCTTGAAAAGGAACGAGAGGCCAGCTTCGGCGAACTTAAGAAAGTCAAGGGCAAATATGACGGTGCCTGTCAAGAGGTCGAAActaggaggaagaagatggagaacGCTTTTGATCACAGCAAGACAAAGGCCCAGACGGTATATCAACAGCAGATAATGGAGATGAACAATTCCAAG AACACATATCTCATAAGTATCAATGTGACCAATAAGATGAAGGAAAGGTTCTTCCACGAATTTGTGCCTGAACTGCTTGAT GGACTCCAAGACCTCAACGAGTCTAGGGTAGCAAAGCTCAACTCGTTATGGACTCTTGCAGCTCAGCTTGAGAAAGCATCGCTAACAAAAAGCTCGGACCACATGTCCAATCTGATCGCCCAAGTCCCTAGGAACCAGCCTCATCTCGACTCCCTCATGTTTCTGCGGCACAATGTTACGCAGACCCAGGAGCCAGCCAACATGGGTTTCGAGCCTAGTCCCGTATGGCACGACGATGAAGCAATTATCACCGACGAAGCTGCCAAGGTGTTCTTGCGCAACCTTCTTAGCAAGAGCAAAACGCAAGTCCGAGATCTGAGGGTCGAATCCGATCAGAAGCGACGCGACGTGGAACAAGCAAAACGCGTACGGCAGAACATCCAACAGGGGCGCGACGAGCGAAACGAAGTAGATGTTGTAAAGTCTATTTTCTACATCCAGGAAGCGCTCCATGAGATAGAGCGTAAACGACTCACCGCCGAAGTTGAAACAGCAACAATCATATCGGTGGTTGGAGATCTCTCGGTTGGAGCTAAAAACCACAATTTCAAATCCCAGACATTCAAGATTCCCACTAATTGTGACCTTTGCGGAGAGCGCATCTGGGGGCTGTCCGCCAAAGGCTACGACTGTCGGGACTGCGGGTACACCTGTCACAGCAAGTGTGAGATGAAGGTTCCAGCAGAATGCCCGGGAGAGCAGaccaaggaagagaagaaaaggctCAAAGTAGAGCGTCAAGAACAAGCCAGCGCGGCACCAGCTGTTGATCTAGGGCCCACTAGCTCCTCGTCGGTAGCCCCATCACTTGCTCGACGAGACACGATGAACTCCTTGAGCTCCGGCTATGCAGTCAGTGCTAACAGGTCCTTATCCAACGTTAACACTCAAGAGTCTGTTGCAGAGCTTCCGGATAGCACGCCTGCAACCCCGGAGGCCCCTGCAGCACCTGCGCCTGCGGCTCCTACTGCAACCAAACCAACGGTAAAGCGAAATAGGGTTCTCGCTCCCCCACCCGCAGCGTATGTCAGCAGTCCACCACCGGCAGAGTTACCTACTCCCACTGCGTCGAAATCCAGCGAGCCTCGTGGAAAAATGCTCTACCCGTACCAAGCCACCGGGGCAGACGAAGTCACCGTTcaagaggacgaggaagtaACCATTCTCGAGCCAGATG ATGGATCGGGTTGGATGCGCGTTCGATCTGGATCCTCCGGCGAAGGCCTCGTTCCCGCGTCTTACCTCGAAGCATTACCCGCCGTATCCACCTCGGCCAGCCCTGGTATCCCAGCCCGCCCCGGGTCAACTTACTCAAACTCTTCCGCGTCGCTAGCCGGTAGCACAGCAGCGGCTGGGGGGAAGCGAGTAGGGCCCGCGGTGGCACCCCGTCGCGGAGCAAAGAAATTGCAGTACGTTGAAGCGCTCTACGATTACGATGCCCGAAGCGACATGGAATGGAGCATGGCGGAGGGAGACAAATTCGTTCTGATCAACCGAGACACCGGCGATGGATGGGCGGACGTTGAGCGCGGCGGCGTTACAAAAAGTGTTCCCGCGAATTACATTCAAGAAGTATAG
- a CDS encoding uncharacterized protein (TransMembrane:1 (o33-51i)), producing MWWLCDAVDRGSPNAAKEELLLSSSTVQVSNQLRLFLSLALLFAFAPFPFFPKLHSLAVLSSCPPVGDPPSARINRIASSPSPWIPSFSSTSVPPRDAHRR from the coding sequence ATGTGGTGGCTGTGCGATGCCGTCGACCGCGGCTCTCCAAATGCAGCGAAAGAGGAGCTGCTTCTGTCATCGTCCACGGTTCAAGTTTCCAACCAGCTTCGGTTGTTTCTATCGCTTGCCCTTTTGTTCGCTTTCgctcctttccctttctttcccaAGCTCCATTCCCTCGCCGTGCTTTCGTCTTGTCCCCCCGTCGGCGATCCACCATCCGCACGTATAAATCGCATCGCGTCCTCCCCCTCGCCATGGattccttccttctcttccacctCCGTGCCTCCAAGGGATGCTCATAGACGGTGA
- the gel1 gene encoding 1,3-beta-glucanosyltransferase gel1 (CAZy:GH72;~COG:G;~EggNog:ENOG410PHUW;~InterPro:IPR017853,IPR004886;~PFAM:PF03198;~SECRETED:SignalP(1-19);~TransMembrane:1 (n3-14c19/20o434-452i)) yields MKGSAIATALTLSVSSVLASPQQLSARDDFTPVTVKGNAFFKGDERFYMRGVDYQPGGSSDLADPIADTEGCKRDIKKFKELGLNTIRVYSVDNSQNHDECMNALADAGIHLVLDVNTPKYSINRKSPDVSYNDKYLQFIFATVDKFVKYKNTLAFFSGNEVINDGPSSITAPYVKAVTRDLRNYMSARDYRQVPVGYSAADVDTNRREMAEYMNCGTKEERSDFFAFNDYSWCSPSSFSKSGWDAKVKNFTGYGLPLFLSEYGCNTNTRDFGEVEALYSTKMTGVYSGGLVYEYSQEPSNYGLVKIKNNDLSDLKDFDALKSAFKKTNNPEGDGGYNKTGGANPCPARNAPNWNVDSEDTLPAMPEPAKKYFEDGAGDGPGFKGSGSQTSGTPSSSNTTDGEGNTVDGSVNTQNSGSGDDDEGAAAGLQISPVFVGMVTIFSSLVGAGMALF; encoded by the exons ATGAAGGGCTCCGCTATTGCTACCGCCCTCACTCTGAGCGTTTCCAGCGTTCTGGCTTCGCCCCAGCAGCTGTCCGCCCGTGATGACTTTACCCCTGTCACTGTGAAGGGTAACGCTTTCTTCAAGGGAGACGAGCGCTTCTATATGCGCGGTGTCGACTACCAGCCTGGCGGTTCCTCCGACCTGGCTGACCCCATCGCCGATACTGAGGGGTGCAAGCGCGACATCAAGAAGTTCAAGGAGCTCGGCCTGAACACCATCCGTGTTTACTCGGTCGACAACTCCCAGAACCACGACGAGTGTATGAACGCCCTGGCTGATGCTGGCATCCACCTTGTGCTCGACGTCAACACTCCCAAGTACTCGATCAACCGTAAATCCCCCGACGTCTCCTACAACGACAAGTACCTTCAATTCATCTTTGCTACTGTCGACAAGTTCGTCAAGTACAAGAACACCTTGGCTTTCTTCTCCGGAAACGAGGTCATCAACGATGGTCCTTCCTCCATCACTGCCCCTTACGTCAAGGCTGTGACCCGTGACCTTCGCAACTACATGAGCGCTCGCGACTACCGTCAGGTTCCTGTCGGATACTCCGCT GCCGACGTTGACACCAACCGTCGTGAGATGGCCGAGTACATGAACTGTGGTACCAAGGAGGAGCGCAGTGACTTCTTTGCTTTCAACGACTACTCCTGGTGCagcccctcttccttctcgaagtCCGGCTGGGATGCCAAGGTCAAGAACTTCACTGGCTATGgtctccctctcttcctctctgAGTACGGATGCAACACCAACACGCGTGACTTCGGTGAGGTTGAGGCTCTCTACTCCACCAAGATGACCGGCGTCTACTCTGGTGGTCTTGTCTACGAGTACTCCCAGGAGCCCAGCAACTACGGACTTGTTAAGATCAAGAACAACGATCTCAGCGACCTCAAGGACTTTGATGCCCTCAAGTCTGCTTTCAAGAAGACCAACAACCCCGAGGGTGACGGTGGCTACAACAAGACTGGTGGTGCCAACCCCTGCCCGGCTAGAAACGCCCCCAACTGGAACGTTGACTCCGAGGACACCCTTCCCGCTATGCCCGAGCCGGCCAAGAAGTACTTCGAGGacggtgctggtgatggccCTGGCTTCAAGGGCTCTGGTAGCCAGACCTCGGGTACCCCCTCTTCCAGCAACACTACCGATGGTGAGGGCAACACCGTTGATGGCAGTGTCAACACTCAAAACTCGGGCAgcggcgatgacgacgagggtgctgctgctggccttCAGATCTCTCCCGTTTTCGTCGGGATGGTGACTATTTTCTCTAGTCTGGTCGGTGCCGGTATGGCTCTGTTCTAG
- the dbp5 gene encoding ATP-dependent RNA helicase DBP5 (BUSCO:EOG09261MPU;~COG:A;~EggNog:ENOG410PGTJ;~InterPro:IPR027417,IPR001650,IPR014014,IPR014001, IPR011545,IPR000629;~PFAM:PF00270,PF00271;~go_function: GO:0003676 - nucleic acid binding [Evidence IEA];~go_function: GO:0004386 - helicase activity [Evidence IEA];~go_function: GO:0005524 - ATP binding [Evidence IEA]), whose amino-acid sequence MASDAPASGSLADRVSQPEKTEAVGENGQSDGAVPQQGGSDLQEPEYTVEVKLSDLQDDPNNPLFSVKNFEDLGLDPRILQGLSAMNFRKPSKIQERALPLLMGNPAKNLVGQSQSGTGKTAAFVLNVLSRLDLSNEQLQKTPQALILAPTRELARQIVGVIQVMGQFLDGLNIGTAVPADSNARPTRLEASVVVGTPGTVMDMIKKRIMVPAKLKVIVLDEADNMLDQQGLGDQCIRVKALLPRDIQVVLFSATFPAHVHQYASKFAPNANELTLQHEELTVEGIKQLYLDCENEEHKYKTLVNLYGLLTVGSSIIFVKTRASAVEIEKRMVAEGHTVASLTGGIEGSQRDSIIDKFRAGEAKVLITTNVLARGIDVSTVSMVINYDIPEVYQQGNRQRQADFQTYLHRIGRTGRFGRVGVSISFVSNREEWEMLTQIQSYFNTDIQRIDTNDWDEVEDIIKKTIKNTRAQSNFGR is encoded by the exons ATGGCATCCGACGCTCCAGCCAGTGGCTCCCTTGCTGATCGAGTCTCACAACCAG AAAAGACAGAGGCTGTTGGCGAGAATGGCCAGTCCGACGGCGCCGTACCTCAACAGGGTGGCTCTGATCTTCAGGAACCCGAGTACACAGTTGAGGTTAAGCTCAGCGACCTTCAAGACGACCCCAACAACCCGCTCTTCTCGGTGAAGAACTTCGAGGACCTTGGACT GGATCCCCGCATTCTCCAAGGCCTGTCCGCTATGAACTTTCGTAAACCCTCCAAGATCCAAGAGCGAGCTCTGCCTTTGTTGATGGGTAACCCTGCGAAGAACCTGGTCGGCCAATCCCAGTCAGGAACTGGAAAGACCGCTGCTTTCGTCCTGAACGTCCTTAGCCGCTTGGATCTGTCAAATGAGCAGCTCCAAAAAACACCACAGGCCCTGATCTTGGCCCCAACACGAGAATTGGCCCGTCAGATTGTTGGCGTCATTCAGGTCATGGGTCAGTTCCTGGATGGGCTGAATATTGGAACTGCTGTTCCGGCAGATTCAAATGCGCGCCCGACGAGATTGGAAGCGTCTGTTGTCGTGGGTACGCCTGGAACTGTCATGGATATGATTAAGAAGCGTATCATGGTGCCTGCAAAACTCAAGGTTATTGTGTTGGACGAGGCAGATAACATGCTAGACCAGCAAGGTCTAGGCGACCAGTGTATCCGAGTTAAAGC TCTATTACCAAGGGATATTCAGGTCGTCCTCTTCTCTGCTACTTTCCCTGCCCACGTGCACCAATATGCTTCAAAGTTCGCACCAAACGCCAACGAACTTACTCTGCAACATGAGGAGTTGACAGTGGAAGGGATTAAACAATTGTATCTGGACTGCGAGAATGAGGAGCATAAATATAAGACGCTTGTGAACCTCTACGGTTTACTTACCGTCGgttcttctattattttcgTCAAGACCCGTGCGTCGGCTGTGGAGATCGAGAAGAGAATGGTCGCCGAGGGCCACACCGTCGCATCTTTGACCGGTGGTATCGAGGGTTCCCAGCGTGACAGCATTATCGACAAATTCCGTGCTGGTGAAGCCAAGGTCTTGATTACCACCAACGTTCTTGCACGTGGTATCGATGTGTCTACCGTTTCCATGGTCATTAACTAC GACATCCCCGAAGTTTACCAGCAAGGCAACCGTCAGCGCCAGGCTGATTTCCAAACCTACCTCCACCGTATCGGCCGTACCGGACGTTTCGGCCGTGTCGGTGTCTCGATCTCATTCGTCTCAAACCGTGAAGAGTGGGAAATGCTCACCCAGATCCAGAGTTACTTCAACACCGATATCCAGCGCATCGACACAAACGACTGGGACGAGGTTGAGGATATTATCAAGAAGACAATCAAGAACACTCGCGCTCAGTCCAACTTTGGACGGTGA
- a CDS encoding SDR family NAD(P)-dependent oxidoreductase (COG:Q;~EggNog:ENOG410PUYC;~InterPro:IPR036291,IPR002347,IPR020904;~PFAM:PF00106,PF13561;~go_function: GO:0016491 - oxidoreductase activity [Evidence IEA];~go_process: GO:0055114 - oxidation-reduction process [Evidence IEA]), which yields MLDLTGKVALIIGLGQTAPPSSTSTSTTTSTPATKQKEEEEEEEETWGIGASIALKLSSRGAMIFGGNRSLASASRTKTRIESRGGTCDIFETDATDSASVKALVDACMHRHGRIDILVNNVGRSEPGCPAAMEEGTWDAQMDVNVRSVYLACHFVLPVMEAQAQAAKAQKDGRGSGGGGCVVNVASVAGLRYIGKPQVAYSAAKAAVMQFTKATAVIYAGKGVRLNTVVPGLIYTPYTRAMAGRYAPGGDEGEYMRARDAQVPMGRMGSAWDVANAVVFLASDEAGYITGQELVVDGGFTSSTGRV from the coding sequence ATGCTCGACCTAACAGGCAAAGTCGCCCTAATCATTGGCCTGGGACAAACCGCCCCGCCGagttcaacctcaacctcaaccacaacctcaaccccagccacaaagcaaaaagaagaagaagaagaagaagaagaaacatgGGGCATCGGCGCCTCAATCGCACTAAAACTCTCGTCCCGCGGCGCCATGATCTTCGGCGGAAACCGGTCACTCGCCTCAGCATCGCGGACCAAAACCCGAATTGAATCTCGGGGAGGCACATGCGATATCTTCGAGACGGACGCGACGGATTCCGCGTCCGTCAAGGCGCTCGTTGATGCCTGTATGCACAGACACGGACGCATTGATATCCTTGTTAATAACGTGGGCAGGTCGGAGCCGGGGTGTCCGGCGGCCATGGAGGAGGGGACTTGGGATGCCCAGATGGATGTGAATGTGCGGAGTGTGTATCTTGCTTGTCATTTTGTGTTGCCTGTTATGGAGGCTCAAGCTCAGGCCGCTAAAGCACAAAAGGACGGGAGAGGAAGTGGTGGCGGTGGGTGTGTGGTGAATGTCGCGAGTGTCGCCGGGCTGCGGTATATCGGCAAGCCGCAGGTGGCGTACTCTGCTGCCAAAGCGGCCGTGATGCAGTTTACGAAGGCCACGGCGGTGATCTATGCGGGGAAGGGGGTGAGGCTGAATACGGTTGTGCCGGGGTTGATTTATACCCCGTACACGAGGGCCATGGCGGGGAGGTATGCGCCTGGGGGTGATGAGGGGGAGTATATGCGGGCGAGGGATGCGCAGGTgccgatggggaggatggggagtGCGTGGGATGTAGCTAATGCGGTGGTGTTTCTGGCGTCGGATGAGGCGGGCTATATTACAGGGCAGGAGTTGGTTGTTGACGGGGGGTTTACGTCGTCGACGGGGAGGGTTTGA